The nucleotide window CAAGACGAACAAGTAGATGGCTCAACTGTTCAAGATATGGAATCACGTGAAGAAGTAGCTGAATGGTTCCAAGAGAATGCACCTGTTACAGAAAAATTCGCAACTCAAATTTCTGAAGATTTCTTTAAAGAAGATGGTGGCGAATTGACATGGGCTGAATTAGATTATTCAGTTACATTCGATGCAGAAGAACACAAAGCTTACCAAGTAACTGAAAGTAATTTCTTAGTAAGTTTCCAAATCGCAGGTGATGCTGAAGAAAATAGAGGCCATTACAACTACAACGTTGTTGACCAAGAAGGCGAATGGTTAGTAAATGAATTCGACTTTGGTTATTTAGATGGTGAACACCCTGACGATCAAGAAGAGGAAGAACAAGCTGAAGAATCAAGTGAAGATTCTGAAGAAGATAGCGACGACGAAGAATAATATTTTTTAGATAAAATCTTATGAGAGCCTTGGATGAACTATGCCCAAGGCTTTTTTACATGCACTATTTGTCGAAATGCGTACCAAGTGATATGTATTTGAAATAAATGTATGTTAATAATACTGTCATTAGGGTAGATACTAATATACCTAGTCTGTTGAACTATATTATTGAGGAGGAGTCGTATGAGAAACACAAAGAAACAGCCTAAGGGTCTCACATCATTTTCATCAGCGGTTAAAACACCAACATTCGTCATCTCATTGATTATTGCATTAATCTTTCTTGCATTTGGTGTTTTCTATTCTGAATTTCCAACATATATAAATGAGACATTCAATTGGGTAGTAGAGTACTTAGGTTGGACTTTCATACTTGGGGCCAGTTTATTTGTTATCATTACCATTTACTTGATCGTAAGCCCGATTGGGGAAATCAAGTTAGGTGAAGACGGAGAAAAACCGATGTATTCCACTCCGGCATGGTTCTCTATGTTATTCAGTGCTGGTATGGGTATTGGTCTATTGTTCTGGGGTGTTTCAGAACCAATCAACCACTATGATTGGCCGCCTATGGGAGAGGCAGGAACTGAAGGTGCAGTTCATTTGGCTTTACAATATTCATTCTTCCACTGGGGATTACATCCGTGGGCCGTATATGCAATTGTTGCTTTAGCACTAGCATATTTCAGTTATCGTAGAGATTTACCGATGCTTATGAGTTCAACTCTTGAACCATTATTAGGTAGAGACAATTTGAATGGTGGTATAGGTAATACAGTAAACATCATCGCTGTTATTTCAACACTATTCGGAATCTCAACTTCACTAGGATTTGGTGTTATGCAAATTGGTGGAGGTTTCACTCAGTTATTCGGGATTCCAAATAATGAGTTCTTATGGTTGATTATTATTGCTGTTGTTACAACATTAGCTATTCTGTCAACCACCTCCGGTATTGATCGAGGAATTAAATGGCTAAGTCAAGGGAACTTGATCATCGCCGGGTCGCTTATGTTGTTTGTTTTAATTTTAGGACCAACATTATTTATTTTCGAATCATTCACTCATGCTACAGGAGCTTACTTCCAAAATCTTTTCTCGATGTCGTTCGGAATTGATGCTGCAGGAGAGAATACAGAGGGTTGGTATGACACTTGGACAATCTTCTATTGGGCTTGGTGGATTTCATGGGCACCGTTCGTTGGAACGTTTATCGCGCGTGTATCTAGAGGACGTACCATTCGAAGCTTTGCAATAGGTGTACTTCTAGTACCGACCGGTGTAAGTATGGTTTGGTTTGCTGTATTCGGTGGAGCTGCACTATATGAGGAGCATTTCGTACAAGGAAGCAGTATCTTAGAATCCGTTTTAGAAGATGAAGCACAAGGTTTCTTTGCTCTACTGAATCTCTTCCCATTCTCTAGTGTTCTCATTATAATTGCCATGATTTCACTGACTGTATTCTTTATTACATCTTCCGACTCTGGAACGTATGTAATTGGTATGTTAACATCTAAAGGTAATATGAACCCTCCAGTAGGTTTACGTATTATCTGGGGTATTATCGAAGGCGGATTCGCTGCCGTATTGTTACTAGCAGGCGGACTCGGCGCCCTCCAGACCTCAGCAGTTACAGGTGGTTTTCCATTCATGGTCATTATGTTCGTAATGATATTCTGTCTGATCTTAGCTCTACAGCGAGAACTCAAGGCAGGTTCATTACCACATGAACGGGCTCGTATTTATAAAGCACTTGGTGACTTACAAGAAGAACGCAAGATAAGACAAAACACCGTACAAGAGACAACAAATCATGAGAAAAAGAATGAAGATCAAAAATAATTAAAAGCATCACCTCTCTTTTGACTCAGGTCACTAGAGAGGTGATTTTTACATAATACTTATTTTTGGGTAAACATTTATCCTGTAACATCAGAACAAACGAGTGACATTCTATTTAAAGAAGGATATGATATAACCATCGTCTATGAAGGAATGATCACATGGGAAGGGGATGTAGAGAATGAATAGAGTTGAAATTCTTGAAAAGATAAACAATCACCAGCCTTCCATATTAGGATTAAAAAATGCACGTAACTATTCTATTTTACTCCCCCTAGCAGAAAAAAACGAAGAGCTTCACATCGTCTTTGAAATTCGATCTAAAGATATGCGTAGGCAACCAGGAGAAGTTTGTTTTCCTGGTGGAAAAGTAGATAAGGAAGATCAACGCGAAGAAGACACCGCTATTCGAGAACTATCTGAAGAACTTGGAATCGGTTGGAATCAAATATCCGATTTACAATCTATTGGAGTATTGGTCTCACCCTTCGGAATGAAGGTTCATGCCCATGTGGGTTTTATCGAAGATATGAGTCCATTAGAACTTAATCCCGCCGAAGTCGAAGATATTTTTACTGTTCCACTGAACCATTTTTTAAAGACAGACCCCGAAGTACACTACATAAATTTCGACGTTCGTCCTGAAGACGGTTTCCCATATGAGGATATAGCCAACGGGGAATCATATCAATGGCAATCGATGAAATATGAGGAACATTTCTATTACTACAACGATCAAGTGATTTGGGGCCTTACTGCAAGAATCATCAGAGATTTCATTGATTTAATAAAATAAATAATTTCAAATACTCACTAAAAACCGCCCCCTGGCAGTAAAATGTTTAAGGGTAGTTTATCTTTTTTGATAGTTCATCAACGCGAAATCAACTATTTCCGTGCAACAACCTGAATCACATGACCTAACCCGTCATGTCTTTTTCCTTCTACTCTCTCTGCTTCTCCTGAATAAAAGTGCAGTCTTTTAAATGATGAAGTCCAGCGCATAATATCAACCGGTCGGTACAGCATCTCTTTTGTTTTGGGCCCACCTGTTCCATAATCTACCTGTTCTTCAGAATAAACCTCAATGAATATATGTCCTCCTTTTTTAACTGAATCGAACATATTTTTCATTAAATAATCCTGATCCTCTTTTGAGACATGACCGAAAACCATGATCGCAGCGTCAAATGAATTCTCTTCCACTTTCTCTTTCGTCAAATCGACTTTATGAGTAAGAACTTCAACATCGTTCATTGCAGCAAGTTTTTTCGTCTTTTCAAGACCTACCTCTGAATTATCAAAGGAAGTGACTCGATGCCCGAGTTTCGCTAAATGAATAGCATTTCGCCCTTCACCTTCAGCAAAGCAACCTACCTCTGAATTTGCTGGAATCATTTCGCTATATTCTTTAATAAATTCATTGGGTTCTGTTCCATAAACATAATCATCATCCGAGAAATTTTCATCCCATTTATTTGACAATAACATAACCTCCAGAGGTCCATACTCAACAAGAATTTTCCATCTTGTTGAATTGTAACCATTCAGTATTTGACACTATTATGTATCTAATACACTTAAAGAATCAATTTAAACCAACTATTTAATGAAAAAATTATTAAATAAAGAAAAGAGAGCTCAGATTCATAAGCTCTCTAGATCATTTAAGTGATTGGGTTATCCCCTCGCCTAATTGAATAATTCCGTAAACGGATTTCCAAATAGAGGTATGATTATAAATAAGGTTACCAAAAACACGACGATGAAAATCAGAAGATTTTTCTTCCAATTCATTGATGAAGACACCACCTTAAGTATATTATACACGATGAAAAAAATTCATTTAGTCCATTTTCATTCCATTCACCTAATGAATGAAAGCCCACTCTTCTTTTTATACAAACTACCTAGGATTGCAAAACCAGTCAAAATAAATGTAGCTTTAAAACAATTACTAAAGAATGTGGCAAATGAAATAAACTCTTCATCGTTCAAAGAAGTTGAAGTAGGACTGACCACCTCTCCATTAAACCATTCGCCGTTCGCGCTGACCCAAAGCATGATACTCGCGACGACCAAAGCACCTAATAAGAAATGCAATCGATACCCCCACTGGCCTTGCTCTCGAAACTTCCCAATCAAATATGGCACAGATAATATCACTCCGAGAAATATCGCATCAATAACCCAGAACCATACCACTCCACTTTGAGAATTATATCCTTCAGAGCCCATAAATATAGATTGAACACCAGAACGAGCGGTTCCATAAAACAATACCAAACCTAAAATTAAAACAATATGTAGAAAAAAAGACTTAAACTTCACTGCTGACTCTCCTTTGCCGATAACTATGATAATTCCTTCCACAGAAAAGACACCATTAAACTGACAACTGATCCAAAGAAAATCACTGAACTCATATCAACCAAGTCAATAATATCAAGCCAATCTTTGAATAATAGACCTTGAAAGCCGATACTAAAAATCATTGCACATGCCCCTATTATCATCAATATGAAAAAGATAATCATGTTATAATCACGGTGAGTACGAAATTTAATTTGCAATAACTTCAATAACACCGAAACCAATGCAAAGGCTGATATAATCAAGAGTGAATCCACACGAATCGCATCCTCTGTAAAAGATATATTTCCTTTGCTTATCAATTCGACATTTTACATAAAATTCCCTGCTATGAATTTCCAAAAAAATGAAACACAAATAATTTCTCGATCGTCTTATAATATAAAAAGGAGGGGATAATATCGTGAAAAGAGCTATTGCATATATTCTATTAAGCTCGGTCATAGTGAGCAGTTTAGTTCTTGCGAGCTGTTCACAACAGACGAATCGATCCGTACATAGCGAAGAGCAATACCAAACGGTCCAAATGGAAGGAAAAAAAATTGTTTCAGTCTCCATAGCTAAAGTTGGAGATTATATGGACGAAATCATGTCACCTCACCTTACATATGAAAATGATGACGTTGATGAGCTTAAAACTTTTGCAAATGCTATTACAGATGCAAAAGAGATCAACGGTGTAGTTGATGTCTCAGCACCAGATTATTCGATTGAATTAACATTCGAAGACAGGGATGTTGCCCGCTTCTTTGTTTGGTTAGGAGCTGATGGTGGAAGCATCATGAATCAGAAAGACTCCCGCAAGCTCTCTATGTTACCTGAAGAAATAATTGATAAACTAAACCAATATTTATATTAGATTTTTAATAAAATTTAAAGTTTATTTCCAGATACAAGTGAGGTAGCCCTATATGAAATCTTCAAATGGTTTGTTCATATTAAATGTTTTTTCTCTGCTCGCTGTAATTTCTGTTAACGCATTAGCCAATTTGCTACCCACCAATGGGCAAACCACAGGACAGATTTCAAATCGTCTTCACGTTCTCTTCACACCAGCAGGATACGTCTTTTCTATATGGGGAGTAATTTACTTCAATTTATCTTGGGTGGGTTTCTGCAGCTACCATCCTTAATTTCGGAATCTTTTTTAAGGTAAACGATCTGGAACCATTGCTGGGAATCTCTTCGATTATTTGGACGGTAATTCTTTTAGCCTTTGCGACAGGACTGGCCCTATGGTTAATGACATTTAAAAAAGATATAGCTTTTCCATTAGTATTCATATGGGCTTTTATTGAAATTGCACTCAAGCGATCGATTACTCGGAAATTTATTGGACATCGTGGGTGATGGTAGCGATCCTTTCAGGGGGAATATTGTTAGCTATTATTAAGTATAAAGTAAAAGGACTTTAAAAAAGAACATAAATAAGGAGCAGGTTCATTTCACCTGCTCCTTATTGTTTATAACTATCATATACGATTATTATTCAGAACCGCCTGTCCATTCGTCAATCAAATCTTGGTTTTCATCAATCCAGTTTTGGGCGCCTTCTTGCTCAGAATCAGCTTCATTCAACGAAGCCATCAAGCTACCTAACTGATCATCATTTAACATGAAATTATCAAACCATTCAACGACTTCTGGATGATCTTCTTCAAGACCTAAACGTGCTGCGTATGAAATGTTCTCAGAATCCCCATAGATATTTTTAGGGTCCTCAAGAATTTTTAGATCCATTTCAGAAAACGTCCAGTGTGGCTTCCAAAGAGTCACCACGATTGGTTCTTCGCTATCTATACGGTTCTGGAGTTCAGCTAACATGCTAGGCTCAGATGATCCAATCAATTCATATTCAAGACCGTAGTCAGCAATGACATCTTCAGTTAATCCCATAATACTTGATCCAGGATCGATTCCGTAAATCTCAGATTCAAATTTGTCAGCATGCTCATTCAAATCTTCGATGCTATTAACATCTTCCACATAAGATGGTACAACAAGCGCTAGATCTGTACCCTCGTACCACTCTTCTCGCCAATCGATATCTTCTTTAAAATCTTCATAGAAAGCTTGGTCCGTATTAGGCAACCAAATTTCCATTCCAATATCTAAATCTCCATTCTTAAGCCCTTCATAAAGTATTGCCTTTTCTACAGGCTCTAACGATACATCATAACCTTTTTCTTCTAACACGATTTTCCACATGTTTGATACAGCGACGTTCTCTGCCCAATTATTCATACCGATAGAGATTGAGCCCTTATCTTCTTGTGCCTCATTATCTCCTTCATTGCTTTCGCCTTCTCCTGATTGATCGTCTCCACCACAGGCGGCGAGTAGTAACAAGATCCCTAGTAATATAATAGGGAACAATTTTTTAAGATTCTTCATCAAATTCCTCCTTGTTGAATTTTTTGTAAGTAGACACTCTAATAAGTTTAGTTTTCCCTAATATAAAAAGACTAAGTCAATTTTCTAAAAAAATATAGCTGAACCATTAAGAACTATAACATAGTCTAATCTTATTTCAAGTCGGTTGCTTCCCGTTTAGTCATATGCACTCTATATGTTGGTAGTTTGGACTTGAGTTATTGCTGTCTCTTCAAGTTAGATAAAAAAAACATGTTAAACAGCTTTTGAGCTGCTTAACATGTTCCTTAAATCCATATGTTGATAAATTATTGAACGCTTCCATCTTTTAAAATTTGCTTCCAACTATCTGTCCCATCTTCAGAGATATAAGCTTGGTCTTCAATTGTATAAATTGCAAACTCTTCTTCATTCTGAGGATTTTGACTTATGAAAAGAGGCGCGTCTTGGTTTAATTGAGGTAGATTCAATTCCTCGCGATTATCCGCTTCAAGATCATATGCAATGAAGTTGGCATTTCCACTATAGGTAGAGTAGTACAAAGTATCCTCACTGAAGAATACACCGATACCTTGTCCCCCATCACTCAATAAGTCGAATTCGTTTCCACCATCTTGTGATAAATATACTCCTTGTGTCGTACTTACAGCTACCAAATTGGAGTCCACAGGGTGTAGTGCAATTTCCATATAGTCCCCTTCTAGGCCAGATGCATCAACCTTTTTCCAACTTTCACCCTCATCTTGACTGATGTGGAAACCTTGATCCAGCTTGGAGTTTTTATCAGGGTTGTATAAGAGCAAGTCATGACTTTTATAGCCAACAGTTAGAAAATGAAAATCCGTTTCCCCAACGAAATCAATACTTTCTAGATTTTGTGCGCCATCTACACTTTTCTGAATACCGATTGGGTTTGGTAGATCTGATTGGGCGCTAGGATGCCCGGAAGTATAAAACCCTTCATCAAAAACAGTGAAACCCATGAAATCATTCTGGTTTTCTGTCACTTCATACCAAGTTCCGTCTTCGAAATACCGAAGTCCGATATGAGTACCAAACAGTATGCGTTCACCATTTTCCTCATACCCCATTCCATGGGCATGAGATAGATCGCCTTCAAGTTCTTTACCACCGATATCACTAAGTTCGGCTGCTTTCTCTTCATCATCACTATCGGCACTGTCGGATGATTCCTGAGTGTCAGTAGTATCTTCTTCAGTTGTTTCTTCTTTGTTATCAGTTGAACAACCGACTAACACAAATAAAAATGTAATTCCTATTATGATTAAAAGTTGTTTTTTCATTGAACTTCCTCCAAATCAATGTCGTGATCTGAGTATATCAATTAATCATGTAGTTTGTATGAAGAAAATTTTTAAATTCAGTGACAAAAATATAATCATAACTGTTTACTCTTGATTTCATATCCACCTGAAATGACTTGTTCAGGTGTTTCAGGTAAATTCTTCAAAGCAGACTGCAAAAATTCAGGATATAATAAAATCTTATCTATTTCCGCAATAGGAACCCATTGATAAGTAACATGCTCCCCTTCTTCCCCATAAAAAGGTTCAAGATCATAGTCAAATGACCCTTTTACCGGTGAAACTTTGTAAAATAGGCCTAGTTCATGAAAATTACGCTTCTTATACTCAAAGAAATTTTCGGAGAACCATAGGAGTTGATCGATCTTCACTTCAACATTTAACTCTTCTTTCAATTCACGTTTAACACTTGATTGAGAATCCTCTAATACTTCCACTCTTCCACCCGGTAGAGCCCAATGATTATCTTTCGTTTGCTTATGTATTAAAACATAACCTTTCTCGATCATTACTGCTGCAACACGATAATTGAATACGATATTGTTCTCTAAATAAAAAGTTGAGTCCATGTCGAGTCCCCTTTCAATCAATCTTCATCTTTCACATCAGGATCTTCTGGTATCGATTCATTCAGATATTCCTGGATCATTTCTCGATATTTTTCCATTTGATCAAAATAAGAATCGAACTGACTCTTATTCACCAAAAACCGTTCACCATCATGGATGCTTCTAATTTTTCCTTGTACAATCAACTTCTCCACATAGGCTTCAGGTAATTCAAGATATTCTGCAGTTTCTTTGATTGTTAGATACATGTATTAACCCCTTTGATTCTTAAGCCTTTTTATTTCCTCTTCTAAACAGACACTCTTTTTTCTATATCATTTGGTGAATTTTTTATTACCTACATTCTCTTTAACAATATAGGGATAGAAACGACTATTGATAGAATGATAATGATAAATAAAATCATGATTAGTTGAGCCAGCATCGTTGAAGTTTCCATTATTGCACGTCACCCTTCTTTGAATAAAAACTCAAAGTTCAAATAGATTTTATCAAATTATACCATATTCTAACAGAGATCATGTTGACCCTATATCAATCTATTATTACTTTTGTTATTGTAATAATATCCAATCCACCGAGGGGACATGTTTTAGATGATCAAAAAAGTAATAAGTGTGCTTTTAATTATTGTTGTTATAACTTTACATATAACTGATAGTTCAGTTGCTGAGACAAGCTATCATATAGACAACCCCAAACAAACCTACACATATGAAATGATGGTCGAAGATATTGAAAAGATGGCTAAAAATCACCCGGACCTTATAACCTATCAATCTCTTGGAAAAACACCATATGATCGTGACATATGGGCGGTCAAATTAGGTCACGGTGATGCTTCTATTTTCATTAATGGCTCTCATCATGCTAGAGAATGGATTACGACCAATCTAAATATGAAAATGATTCAGACGTATGCTGAGGCTTACCAAAATCACGAGCAAATTGAAGAATACGATGTAAGTGATGTTTTAAATCGAGTGACCATATGGTTCGTTCCTATGGTGAATCCTGACGGGGTTGCCCTTCAGCAAAAGGGATTAGATGCATTTCCTGCAGAAGTACATCATGAGCTGATTGAAATGAATGAAGGTAGTACGGATTTCAAACGATGGAAAGCCAATGCTAGAGGAGTCGATTTAAACCGACAATATGACTACGAGTGGGACAATATTGCTGTTAATCATGAAGATGCTCGGTGGTCGAAACATAAAGGTAAGGAACCATTCAGTGAAAAGGAAAACAAAATCATTCGTCAGTTCACTAACGAGATAAATGCTGAAATTCTTATCTCATACCATAGTTCTGGACGTGTCTTATATTGGGATTATCCAGAGAAAGATATAAGATATGACGATTATGCAAAAATTATAAGTGGTTTAACGGGATATGTATTGATCAACCCAGAAGATAACCCAGCCAGAGGGACTTTCATGAGATGGTTCGTCCAAGAATTCCAAAGACCCGCGTTCACTCCAGAGTTGAGCTATTTCGTAGGGGAAACACATGTGCCTGTTGAAATATTTCCTGACATTTGGGAAAGGAATATTTCAGTTCCTTTGTATGCAGCTGAGCAAGGATATACACAATGGTCATCCAGAGTGAACGAGCATCATTCTACACTTATCTACCAACTATTTGAATGGATTAAAAATATCTTGTTCAAATAAGTCATTTAACTCTGAAAAACATGACTTAAATAAAACCGATATTGATCATAAGGTATTGAGTCTTCATTATGAGGAATAACAACTACATTCCACTTGTAAGGATTATAGGTACGGGACAAGTTCGAGAATTTTGCCAAATGTTTATACGAAGGTTTTACGACTAGATCCTTTAAATATGCTGATTGGGTAGCACCTCTTCTTCTTAATCGGTTCAATCTGTTAATGATTTGTTCCGCTCTTAAAATACCCAACCCATGCCCAAAAAAATAGCCGTCAAGCATTGTTACAGCGTTTTCCCCTCTCCACTCTGGAGTATCAGGGTCAAAGTCTGGATTATCAAAATATACGACGTCACCAGGTAAAATGTGGTCCGTATAAGTGTTCGTCAATCCAAGATCCGTATCTGAATGCCAGCTGTAAATATAAAGATCTGGAAATAGTTCGTTAAAAAATTGCTCTCCGATTACTTTCAACACAGCGTGGTAGTAGATGATGATGATTGCTCCTGCGCATTCAAATGCATACATCGCACTGTTATTGTAAAAGTCTTGAATAGCATCCGATGGCTTCACTCCCGGTTGAAGTTGAAACCCACCAATCTCCGTTACGTGCCAGTAATTTGTATTTCCTCTAGTCTCTTTGAATGTAGCGAATTTCATTCGGCTACGATTCATCATTTCAGAACTATCCATGATACTTTTTCGGAGTCTGATCTCGAAATATAACTCCCCAGCAGAATCATAAGTATAAACGACAGGCGAATCATTCATCCTTTGAAGAATTGCGTTATCAATTCGATCTAATTCTCCCAGTTCACCTGGTTCAAAGGGTCTTCCTGAAATTTGAATCATTCTGACAAACCCCTCTCCACATTTATTGGAATTACGTTTATTACTAACGTATTCTTACCAAAAAAATATAGACGCTCCTGAAGAGAAACGTCCACATTGTCTATACTGGCTCAATCAATCCAAGTTCAAGACACGTCGAAATTGACAATTCTTTTTGATATGTAGGAAATTGAACAGATATAATGTCATCATCAATAATCATGATTTCACCTGTTCCAAACACTCGATGTTTAATTTCCATCCCTGGACTAAGTTCGCCTATACTTTTGACGGCATTTGGATTTTTCGGTAATTTAGCTTTAGATTCCTCTGCAAATGAATATTTGTCAGCTCTATCTTTTTCTTGTGGAGGGTTAACAATGCGCTTCACATCTTTGAAAAACTCTGAAGATAATACATGTAAACTGAATTTCCGATGATAGGAGATCAGTTCTAGCTTTCTTCTTGCGCGTGTCATTCCTACATAAAATAAGCGAACAGCTTCTTCTATCTGTTCTTTCTCACCCTTTTCTGACGCCTCTAAATCCGATTCTGAGGGGATGATACCTCTAATCAAATCAATCATGAAGACATGCTCAAATTCCAACCCTTTTGAACTATGTAAGGTAGAAAGCGTCACGGCATCCAGATGTTTATTATCTTTAGATTGTTTGACTAGCGATTCTAAATGGTTCAAACGTTTTGCAAATTCAACCATCGTACCGGATTGCTGAGCAATTACTTCTAGAATTCGAATGATCTCCCTTAACCCATCGAAATTGAATCCAAGCTTTTTACTCAACTTTTTCAAAACCTCTTCATACCCCATATCTTCACGAATGGTCTTGATAACTTCCCTCGGACTTTTATTATGGAAATTACGGAAATATTCTTGCTGCCTCTTCAATTTTTCTTGATGCTTCTGATCAATTCCTGAAAACTTCAGAAGAGAATCAATAACTGTATATTTCTTGTGGCTTCCTTTAATATGATCCAATTGTTGTCTTGAAATATATACGCCTAACTTGGAAAAAATACGCTCAAAAATATCGACTCGTGATAAGTCATAAGAAAAACGCATGAAATTCAAGATATCCCTGACCACCCAATGGCTGAAGAAGCGAAGATCAGAATCCTTGATATAAAAAGGGATGTCTGCCTTATCTAGAGCATCAATCAAGATAACTGAAGAGGCATTATTCCTGTACAAAATTGCAAAGTCACGGTATGTATGACCTGAGCTAATCGTTTGTACAACGTGGCATGTCTGTTCCCCGTAGTTGGCCATTTTATGTAATTGAACCGGTTCATGGGGTGGGTTCTCTGTAAACATATTTTTGTTGTAACGATTTTTGTTTCTCTTAATGAATCGATTAGCAACTGTCACGATGTCCTTTGAGGAACGATAGTTTTGTTCCATAAACAAAGTTTTTGCCTGTGGATATACATGCTGGAAATTTAACAAGTAAGAAGGTTCTGCCGCCCTCCAAGTGTAAATTGACTGGTCATCGTCAGCTACTACACACAGATTCTCATGCTTCGCTACGAGTTTCTCAATAATCTTATGCTGTACGAGAGATGTATCTTGGCTTTCGTCGGTCAGCACATAATCATACAGCCTTTGATACTTAGTTAGAATCTCGATATCTTGCGATAGGAGCTTATTTGCAAAAGTCAGCATGTCATCGTAATCAACAAGCAACTTATTCGAATACGTTCTCTTCTGCTCTTCATACTGCTCGAAAATTTGTAATGCTTCTGGCACATCACACTTGACGGTCGATCGATTGTCCTTAGGTATAAGTTTGTTTTTTAAGAAACTGACATAAATCATCAATTCTTCCAGTTGATCTTCAGTAATATTCTCATCATGAAAAGAATAATAAAGGTTTCTAAGGATTATTCTTTTATGTAAGCCCTGAGGTACATCATTCCCCTCAATCAATTGATACGACTGATTATTTTTATAAAAATACTCACGAAAAATTTTAAAGGCTAAGCTATGTATTGTAGAAAAATCTACCGGTTCTAAATGAGGAAAGAAACTTGTATATCGCTCTTCCATATCTTTAGCAGAGGCACGACTAAATGTTACCGCTTTGATTCTGGCCGGACTTACGCGCTTCTGTTCGATCATGTAACCGATTCTCATGATGATCGTGGTCGTTTTACCAGAACCAGGTGAAGCTAAAAGAAGTAGTGGACCATCAGTCGAGAGAACCGCCTCTTTCTGAACCTCATTTAATTCTACGCCTAGTAGTTCTTTCTTTTGCTGAAAAAATTGTTCGGATGTTTGCATCAATGAAGCTCCTTCTTCATGTTGTTCTGCCAAAAGTATCTCACAAAAGTTGATGTTTGGTAAGAGAATTTAGATTGTCTTTTGGGTTTAAATTACGTAGATTGAATCATAGATTTGTATTATACTAACTATCAACTGGAAGTTTTTATGGAACATGGATGGACATGACTCATAATGGTGGCGAGGAAATGAAAGGATCTAAACCAAATACTATAACTA belongs to Halalkalibacillus sediminis and includes:
- a CDS encoding BCCT family transporter → MRNTKKQPKGLTSFSSAVKTPTFVISLIIALIFLAFGVFYSEFPTYINETFNWVVEYLGWTFILGASLFVIITIYLIVSPIGEIKLGEDGEKPMYSTPAWFSMLFSAGMGIGLLFWGVSEPINHYDWPPMGEAGTEGAVHLALQYSFFHWGLHPWAVYAIVALALAYFSYRRDLPMLMSSTLEPLLGRDNLNGGIGNTVNIIAVISTLFGISTSLGFGVMQIGGGFTQLFGIPNNEFLWLIIIAVVTTLAILSTTSGIDRGIKWLSQGNLIIAGSLMLFVLILGPTLFIFESFTHATGAYFQNLFSMSFGIDAAGENTEGWYDTWTIFYWAWWISWAPFVGTFIARVSRGRTIRSFAIGVLLVPTGVSMVWFAVFGGAALYEEHFVQGSSILESVLEDEAQGFFALLNLFPFSSVLIIIAMISLTVFFITSSDSGTYVIGMLTSKGNMNPPVGLRIIWGIIEGGFAAVLLLAGGLGALQTSAVTGGFPFMVIMFVMIFCLILALQRELKAGSLPHERARIYKALGDLQEERKIRQNTVQETTNHEKKNEDQK
- a CDS encoding NUDIX hydrolase, with the protein product MNRVEILEKINNHQPSILGLKNARNYSILLPLAEKNEELHIVFEIRSKDMRRQPGEVCFPGGKVDKEDQREEDTAIRELSEELGIGWNQISDLQSIGVLVSPFGMKVHAHVGFIEDMSPLELNPAEVEDIFTVPLNHFLKTDPEVHYINFDVRPEDGFPYEDIANGESYQWQSMKYEEHFYYYNDQVIWGLTARIIRDFIDLIK
- a CDS encoding class I SAM-dependent methyltransferase, yielding MSNKWDENFSDDDYVYGTEPNEFIKEYSEMIPANSEVGCFAEGEGRNAIHLAKLGHRVTSFDNSEVGLEKTKKLAAMNDVEVLTHKVDLTKEKVEENSFDAAIMVFGHVSKEDQDYLMKNMFDSVKKGGHIFIEVYSEEQVDYGTGGPKTKEMLYRPVDIMRWTSSFKRLHFYSGEAERVEGKRHDGLGHVIQVVARK
- a CDS encoding glycine betaine ABC transporter substrate-binding protein — encoded protein: MKNLKKLFPIILLGILLLLAACGGDDQSGEGESNEGDNEAQEDKGSISIGMNNWAENVAVSNMWKIVLEEKGYDVSLEPVEKAILYEGLKNGDLDIGMEIWLPNTDQAFYEDFKEDIDWREEWYEGTDLALVVPSYVEDVNSIEDLNEHADKFESEIYGIDPGSSIMGLTEDVIADYGLEYELIGSSEPSMLAELQNRIDSEEPIVVTLWKPHWTFSEMDLKILEDPKNIYGDSENISYAARLGLEEDHPEVVEWFDNFMLNDDQLGSLMASLNEADSEQEGAQNWIDENQDLIDEWTGGSE
- a CDS encoding F510_1955 family glycosylhydrolase; translation: MKKQLLIIIGITFLFVLVGCSTDNKEETTEEDTTDTQESSDSADSDDEEKAAELSDIGGKELEGDLSHAHGMGYEENGERILFGTHIGLRYFEDGTWYEVTENQNDFMGFTVFDEGFYTSGHPSAQSDLPNPIGIQKSVDGAQNLESIDFVGETDFHFLTVGYKSHDLLLYNPDKNSKLDQGFHISQDEGESWKKVDASGLEGDYMEIALHPVDSNLVAVSTTQGVYLSQDGGNEFDLLSDGGQGIGVFFSEDTLYYSTYSGNANFIAYDLEADNREELNLPQLNQDAPLFISQNPQNEEEFAIYTIEDQAYISEDGTDSWKQILKDGSVQ
- a CDS encoding NUDIX hydrolase, producing the protein MDSTFYLENNIVFNYRVAAVMIEKGYVLIHKQTKDNHWALPGGRVEVLEDSQSSVKRELKEELNVEVKIDQLLWFSENFFEYKKRNFHELGLFYKVSPVKGSFDYDLEPFYGEEGEHVTYQWVPIAEIDKILLYPEFLQSALKNLPETPEQVISGGYEIKSKQL
- a CDS encoding excisionase family DNA-binding protein, which translates into the protein MYLTIKETAEYLELPEAYVEKLIVQGKIRSIHDGERFLVNKSQFDSYFDQMEKYREMIQEYLNESIPEDPDVKDED